The region GCACGCGCTGGGGCGGCACCAGGCCACCCGCGGTGACCCGCACGGGACCGAGGCGGTCCTCGGTGTCCGCGCCGCGCCGCGCGTCGGAGTAGTCGTTGGAGAGGTTCGTGCCGACCTGGATGAAGATCGCGCCCAGCAGCGCGGCGACGAACGTCCCGATCCGCAGGTCGTCGGTCGCCTGGACGGCGACGGCGGTGCCGACGAGCACGGGTGCGACGGCGGCGGGGAGCGTGCGCAGCCGGGCCGCCATGACCCAGATGCGCACCGGGCTCATCGAGGTGCTCATGCGCGGCGCGGGAACTTCGAGAAGTCCGGGGTGCGCTTCTCCTTGTAGGCGTCGCGGCCCTCCTGCGCCTCGGGCGCCCCGTAGAACAGGAGGTTCGCGTCGTGCGCGAGCTGCTGGATGCCGGCGTAGCCGTCTTCGTGCGCGTGGAAGCTCGACTTCACCAGCCGCAGCGCGAAGGGGGAGAGCGCGAGCATCTCCCGGCACCAGGCGACGGTCTCCTCCTCGAGGCGCTCGAGCGGCACGACCGTGTTGACGAGCCCCATGTCGAGGGCCTGCTGGGCGTCGTACTGGCGGCAGAGCATCCAGAACTCCTTCGCCTTCTTCGGTCCGACGAGGTCGCGCAGCAGCGAGGCGCCGAAGCCGCCGTCCCAGGAGCCGACGCGCGGGCCGGTCTGCCCGAAGCGGGCGTTGTCGGCGGCGATCGTCAGGTCGCAGCAGAGGTGCAGCACGTGGCCGCCGCCGATCGCGTAGCCCGCGACCATCGCGATGACCGGCTTGGGCAGGCGGCGCATCTGGACCTGCAGGTCGGTGACGTGGAAGCGCCCGACCGACGCGCCCTCCTCGATGTAGCCGGTGTCGCCGCGGACGTTCTGGTCGCCGCCGGAGCAGAAGGCGTGCGGGCCCTCGCCGCAGAGGATGATGACCCCGACCTCCTGGTCCTCGCGGGCGCGCTCGAGCGCGTCGCCCACGTCGATCAGGGTCTTGGGGCGGAACGCATTGCGGACCTCGGGCCGGTCGATGGTGATCTTCGCGATCCCCGCACCGTCCTTCTCGTAGCGGATGTCCGTGTACTGCGCGTCCGGTGCGGCCTCGGTCCAGGTGACTGACATGCCCTGGAGGCTAGCCTCTGGGACATGCAGATCGGCTGCTGGGTCCGGCGCTCGGCGCGCGCGCGTCCGCACGTGGAGGCGCTCCAGGGCGTGCCGTACGCGGAGCTCGACCGGCTCGCGGGGGCGGCGGCCGGTGCGCTGGCCGGACGCGGCGTGCGGCCCGGCGACCGCGTCGGCCTGCTGCTCCCGCCGGGGCCGGCGTTCGCGGCCGCGTTCTGGGGCGTGCTGCGACTGGGCGCGACCGCGGTCCCGGTGTCGCCGAA is a window of Paraconexibacter algicola DNA encoding:
- the menB gene encoding 1,4-dihydroxy-2-naphthoyl-CoA synthase; translation: MSVTWTEAAPDAQYTDIRYEKDGAGIAKITIDRPEVRNAFRPKTLIDVGDALERAREDQEVGVIILCGEGPHAFCSGGDQNVRGDTGYIEEGASVGRFHVTDLQVQMRRLPKPVIAMVAGYAIGGGHVLHLCCDLTIAADNARFGQTGPRVGSWDGGFGASLLRDLVGPKKAKEFWMLCRQYDAQQALDMGLVNTVVPLERLEEETVAWCREMLALSPFALRLVKSSFHAHEDGYAGIQQLAHDANLLFYGAPEAQEGRDAYKEKRTPDFSKFPRRA